Proteins from one Planctomyces sp. SH-PL62 genomic window:
- a CDS encoding prenyltransferase/squalene oxidase repeat-containing protein, which produces MSVSNRRTFLENSAGVLALAFLPNALSGRARGQEAPATAEALSAKGVQFLRSRQDANGLWSADRKEPGITALAVTALLKSGQAGPADPAVVKGLAYLESFVKPEGGLPEASHANYATAVALMAFHQANTDGRYDAIVKGSQEFLKGRQWDESEGKSPADPFYGGSGYGGRNNRPDLSNTTFMLEALHDSGVPSSDPAFQKALIFLSRCQNLDSEFNDQPWAKKVNDGGFIYTPANGGTSMAGPSEDGGLRSYASMTYAGLKSLIYAGLTVDDPRAKAAIDYIKKNYTVDENPGLGQRGLYYYYQVFGKALSLLGADQFEDAAGVSHDWRSDLVAALAKRQGPNGEWVNPTDAFLEGDANLVTAYGLMALATTRKKGS; this is translated from the coding sequence AGCAACCGTCGAACGTTCCTTGAGAATTCGGCCGGCGTCCTGGCCCTGGCCTTCCTGCCGAACGCCCTGAGTGGGCGGGCTCGCGGCCAGGAAGCCCCGGCGACGGCCGAAGCCTTGTCGGCGAAGGGAGTCCAGTTCCTCCGCTCGAGGCAGGACGCGAACGGCCTCTGGTCGGCGGATCGCAAGGAGCCGGGGATCACGGCGCTGGCGGTCACGGCCCTTTTGAAGTCGGGGCAGGCGGGTCCCGCCGACCCGGCGGTGGTCAAGGGGCTGGCCTACCTGGAGTCGTTCGTCAAGCCGGAGGGGGGCCTTCCCGAAGCCTCGCACGCGAACTACGCCACGGCCGTCGCGCTGATGGCGTTCCATCAGGCCAACACCGACGGCCGCTACGATGCGATCGTCAAGGGCTCGCAGGAGTTCCTCAAGGGCCGTCAGTGGGACGAGAGCGAGGGCAAGTCGCCGGCCGACCCGTTCTACGGCGGCTCGGGATACGGCGGCCGAAACAACCGCCCCGACCTCTCGAACACCACGTTCATGCTCGAAGCGCTGCACGATTCGGGCGTGCCGTCCAGCGATCCGGCCTTCCAGAAAGCCTTGATCTTCCTTTCTCGGTGCCAGAATCTCGACAGCGAGTTCAACGACCAGCCCTGGGCCAAGAAGGTCAACGACGGCGGCTTCATTTACACGCCTGCCAACGGCGGGACCAGCATGGCGGGCCCCAGCGAGGACGGCGGCCTCCGGTCGTACGCCTCCATGACCTACGCCGGCCTCAAGAGCCTGATCTACGCCGGCCTGACCGTCGACGACCCCCGCGCCAAGGCCGCGATCGACTACATCAAGAAGAACTACACCGTCGACGAGAACCCCGGCCTGGGCCAGCGCGGGCTGTACTACTATTACCAGGTCTTCGGCAAGGCCCTGTCGCTTTTGGGGGCCGACCAGTTCGAGGACGCGGCGGGCGTCTCCCACGACTGGCGGTCCGACCTCGTCGCCGCGCTGGCGAAGCGGCAAGGACCCAACGGCGAATGGGTGAACCCGACCGACGCCTTTTTGGAAGGCGACGCCAACCTCGTCACCGCCTACGGCCTGATGGCCCTGGCGACGACGCGCAAGAAGGGGTCCTGA
- the dnaX gene encoding DNA polymerase III subunit gamma/tau — MSQGPASKTRVDIPAAPDARSENYTVVARRYRPQRFEDVVGQDHVVQALRNAIRLNRLAQAYLFCGTRGVGKTSMARIFAKCLNCVNGPTEEPCQVCDICQAISVGQDVDVIEIDGASNNGVEQVRELRQNVSLRPSRSRFKIYYIDEVHMLSTGAFNALLKTLEEPPPHVKFFFATTEANKIPITVLSRCQRYDFAGISPEAIVGTLKEICDREQVEADLDALQIVARRAGGSMRDAQSLLERMLSSGSPRLTPDVVHALLGTASDERLLAMIEALSGHDPATALTLLDQATSEGVQASELLAGVIDFLRDAMVLSIGAEALTLTVAPRQKPRLQAAVDVWSTDAILAALQILAEARARMRGVSHGRLLAELAFVRIARLENLDELGEVVQRLKALESGSSPSPRPSAASAKTRLSQADSAASLGTGIGKPSNFVAPVEPLRAAPPLDSPAAPHRPSGPRSQPRRPEDDSPGGLERKPAAEPGRRAEEPPPLDLEVIEKIWPDLLKKVGPSLSWRLSQAQPIGVDEPGVLVIAAKPGYNSVADPCGTDEARSRIAECLQWLLQRPLKVRYESSQVGEAPADAPESGPRRLEQLMSDPLIQKVVELFEARVSHFEPETRRDGDEAATPDH; from the coding sequence GTGTCGCAAGGCCCCGCCTCGAAAACGCGAGTTGATATTCCGGCTGCACCTGACGCCCGCTCCGAGAACTATACGGTCGTCGCCCGCCGTTACCGTCCCCAGCGCTTCGAGGACGTCGTCGGTCAGGACCACGTCGTCCAGGCCCTTCGCAACGCGATCCGGCTGAATCGGCTGGCGCAAGCCTATCTCTTCTGCGGCACTCGGGGCGTCGGCAAGACGTCGATGGCCCGGATCTTCGCCAAGTGCCTGAACTGCGTGAACGGGCCGACCGAGGAGCCGTGCCAGGTCTGCGACATCTGCCAAGCGATCTCCGTCGGCCAGGACGTCGACGTCATCGAGATCGACGGCGCCAGCAACAACGGCGTCGAGCAGGTCCGCGAGCTTCGGCAGAACGTCTCGCTCCGCCCCAGCCGCTCGCGGTTCAAGATCTACTACATCGACGAGGTCCACATGCTCTCCACCGGCGCGTTCAACGCGCTGTTGAAGACGCTGGAGGAGCCGCCGCCGCACGTCAAATTCTTCTTCGCCACGACCGAGGCGAACAAGATCCCGATCACGGTCCTCTCGCGATGCCAGCGCTACGACTTCGCGGGGATCTCGCCCGAGGCGATCGTCGGCACCCTCAAGGAGATCTGCGATCGCGAGCAGGTCGAGGCCGACCTCGACGCCCTCCAGATCGTCGCCCGCCGCGCCGGGGGCTCGATGCGCGACGCCCAGTCGCTGCTCGAACGCATGCTCTCGTCGGGGAGCCCTAGACTCACCCCGGACGTCGTCCACGCCCTGCTCGGCACCGCCAGCGACGAACGCCTCCTGGCGATGATCGAGGCTCTGTCCGGCCACGACCCGGCCACCGCCCTGACCCTGCTGGACCAGGCGACCTCGGAAGGGGTGCAGGCGTCCGAACTGCTCGCCGGGGTGATCGACTTCCTCCGCGACGCCATGGTCCTCTCGATCGGTGCCGAGGCCCTCACGCTGACCGTCGCGCCTCGACAAAAGCCGAGGCTCCAGGCCGCCGTCGATGTCTGGTCGACCGACGCAATCCTCGCCGCGCTGCAGATCCTCGCCGAAGCCCGAGCGCGAATGCGAGGCGTTTCTCACGGCAGGCTGCTCGCGGAACTGGCGTTCGTGCGAATCGCTCGGCTGGAAAATCTCGACGAGCTGGGCGAGGTCGTTCAGCGACTCAAGGCGCTGGAATCAGGCTCCTCGCCATCGCCCAGGCCTTCGGCAGCCAGCGCAAAAACAAGGCTCTCGCAGGCGGACTCGGCCGCCAGCCTGGGGACCGGCATCGGCAAGCCGTCGAATTTCGTGGCCCCGGTCGAACCTCTGCGCGCCGCCCCCCCTCTGGACTCGCCCGCCGCTCCTCACCGCCCCTCCGGGCCTCGATCGCAACCTCGCCGCCCCGAAGACGATTCTCCAGGGGGGTTGGAACGAAAGCCGGCGGCCGAGCCCGGCCGACGTGCCGAGGAACCCCCGCCGCTGGATCTGGAAGTCATCGAAAAGATCTGGCCGGACCTCTTGAAAAAGGTAGGGCCGAGCCTGTCCTGGCGCCTGAGCCAGGCCCAGCCAATCGGCGTCGACGAGCCGGGTGTGCTGGTCATCGCGGCCAAGCCGGGGTACAATTCAGTCGCCGACCCCTGCGGGACCGATGAGGCCCGAAGCCGGATCGCGGAATGCCTCCAGTGGCTCCTCCAGAGGCCCCTGAAGGTCCGCTACGAATCGTCGCAAGTCGGGGAAGCCCCGGCCGATGCACCCGAGAGCGGCCCCCGACGGCTTGAGCAGCTCATGAGCGACCCCCTGATCCAGAAGGTCGTGGAACTCTTCGAGGCCCGGGTGAGCCACTTCGAGCCCGAGACCCGGCGTGACGGCGACGAGGCCGCGACGCCCGATCACTGA
- a CDS encoding YbaB/EbfC family nucleoid-associated protein, which translates to MFGKIGDIADLMKNAGKIRESMAKAAEALGKMEAQGEAGGGAVLAKINGRMEILSIRIDPKLVADGDVELLEDLVAAAVNAALVKVRENATQSLTSLTGGIPPNLFPNEAGGS; encoded by the coding sequence GTGTTTGGCAAAATCGGCGATATCGCGGACCTGATGAAAAACGCGGGAAAGATCCGCGAATCCATGGCCAAGGCCGCCGAGGCCCTCGGCAAGATGGAGGCCCAGGGCGAAGCCGGCGGCGGGGCCGTCCTCGCCAAGATCAACGGCCGCATGGAGATCCTCTCCATCCGCATCGACCCCAAGCTGGTCGCCGACGGCGACGTCGAACTGCTGGAGGACCTGGTCGCGGCGGCGGTCAACGCGGCGCTGGTCAAGGTTCGCGAGAACGCCACGCAGTCCCTGACCTCGCTCACGGGGGGCATCCCGCCGAACCTCTTTCCGAACGAAGCCGGAGGATCCTGA
- the recR gene encoding recombination mediator RecR has protein sequence MAGYASALDRLTTTLGRLPGIGAKSAERLAHHLLKCPVDEALELAEAIRAAKEQVRHCTRCFHLTEVEQPLCSICRDERRDAGLVCVVEQSRDLLAIEKSGSYPGVYHVLLGRLAPLQGMGPDQLTIAALEARVAEGQVRELIMATNPNLEGDGTALYIAQRLQSEPIKITRLARGLASGSTLEFASRDMLADALTGRQPF, from the coding sequence ATGGCGGGCTACGCCTCGGCTCTCGACCGCCTCACCACGACGCTGGGCCGCCTGCCCGGCATCGGAGCGAAATCGGCCGAACGCCTCGCCCATCACCTGCTCAAATGCCCGGTCGACGAGGCCCTGGAACTGGCCGAAGCCATCCGCGCCGCCAAGGAGCAGGTCCGACACTGCACGCGATGCTTCCATCTCACGGAGGTCGAGCAGCCGCTCTGCTCCATCTGTCGAGACGAGCGCCGGGACGCGGGGCTCGTCTGCGTCGTCGAGCAGTCGCGAGACCTCCTGGCCATCGAGAAATCGGGGTCTTACCCCGGGGTGTACCACGTCCTCCTGGGTCGGCTCGCCCCCTTGCAAGGGATGGGACCGGATCAGTTGACGATCGCCGCCCTTGAGGCTCGCGTCGCCGAGGGACAGGTGCGCGAGCTGATCATGGCGACGAACCCGAATCTCGAAGGGGACGGCACCGCGCTCTACATCGCGCAAAGGCTCCAGAGCGAGCCCATAAAGATCACCCGGCTGGCTCGCGGACTGGCGTCCGGGAGCACGCTCGAGTTCGCCAGCCGCGACATGCTGGCCGACGCCCTGACCGGTCGCCAGCCCTTCTGA
- the rpoN gene encoding RNA polymerase factor sigma-54: protein MRLDTSQQMRTEMRLRMAPRMIQSMEILQLPIMALQERIEQELSENPVLVDLRESASPSEEGEETAGPAVAEPAEAEPNEFDSLINLDENWSEIYDEGPRRSRASLSEEGDRKLDAMQNMASRPRSFHDSLTEQLGFFDCEALFRELAEYLIYNLDDNGYLPKNVTLHDIARDFGHDVTVEQVEDALHLVQRLDPPGVGARDLRECLLLQLTPDTPCHDILRTVISHHLDDLQHNRLPTIEKKTGLAIETIKEALEHLRRLNPRPGSSFSLTENTHYVIPDLIVEPDETGAYDVRLVDEHTPNLSISHYYQKQLRNKGTDPAAREFIQKRIQSARWLIESIEQRRNTLLKVARAIIEHQKAFLDKGPEFIEPLKMQQIADRVGVHVTTVSRAVDDKWVQSPRGIFPLKRFFGGGTVTADGEEIAWDTIKQKLLEVVAKEDKSSPMSDEEIVDEMGRHGLKVARRTVTKYRQALMIPSSRQRKQF from the coding sequence ATGCGGCTTGATACCTCCCAGCAGATGCGGACTGAGATGCGCCTCCGCATGGCGCCTCGAATGATCCAGTCGATGGAAATCCTCCAGTTGCCGATCATGGCGTTGCAGGAGCGGATCGAGCAGGAGCTGAGCGAGAACCCGGTCCTGGTGGACCTCCGCGAGTCGGCCTCCCCTTCGGAAGAGGGCGAGGAGACTGCGGGACCGGCCGTCGCCGAGCCGGCGGAGGCCGAGCCCAACGAGTTCGACAGCCTCATCAATCTCGATGAGAACTGGAGCGAGATCTACGACGAGGGCCCGCGTCGCAGCCGCGCGTCGCTGAGCGAAGAGGGAGACCGCAAACTCGACGCGATGCAGAACATGGCGTCGCGCCCCCGCTCGTTCCACGACAGCCTGACCGAACAGCTGGGATTCTTCGACTGCGAGGCCCTGTTTCGGGAACTAGCCGAGTACCTGATTTACAATCTGGACGACAACGGCTACCTGCCCAAGAACGTCACCCTGCACGACATCGCCCGCGACTTCGGCCACGACGTCACCGTCGAACAGGTCGAGGACGCGCTGCATCTGGTGCAACGTCTCGATCCTCCGGGGGTCGGCGCCCGGGACCTGAGGGAATGCCTGCTCCTTCAGCTGACGCCCGACACCCCTTGCCACGACATCCTCCGGACGGTGATCTCACACCACCTGGACGACCTCCAGCACAACCGCCTCCCCACGATCGAGAAGAAGACGGGCCTGGCGATCGAGACGATCAAGGAGGCCCTCGAGCACCTTCGGCGGCTGAACCCCAGGCCGGGCTCCTCGTTCAGCCTGACCGAGAACACCCACTACGTCATCCCGGACCTGATCGTCGAGCCCGACGAGACGGGCGCCTACGACGTTCGCCTGGTGGACGAGCACACCCCCAACCTCTCGATCTCGCACTACTACCAGAAGCAGCTCCGCAACAAGGGGACCGATCCGGCCGCCCGCGAGTTCATCCAGAAGCGGATCCAGTCGGCCCGGTGGCTCATCGAGTCGATCGAACAGCGCCGGAACACTTTGCTCAAGGTGGCCAGGGCCATCATCGAGCACCAGAAGGCGTTCCTCGACAAGGGGCCCGAGTTCATCGAGCCGCTCAAGATGCAGCAGATCGCCGACCGCGTGGGCGTCCACGTCACGACGGTGAGCCGGGCGGTCGACGACAAGTGGGTGCAGTCCCCCCGGGGCATCTTCCCCCTGAAGCGATTCTTCGGCGGCGGCACCGTAACGGCCGACGGCGAGGAGATCGCCTGGGACACGATCAAGCAGAAGCTGCTCGAGGTGGTCGCCAAGGAAGACAAGTCGAGCCCGATGTCGGACGAGGAGATCGTCGACGAGATGGGCCGTCACGGTCTCAAGGTGGCGCGGCGCACCGTCACCAAGTACCGCCAGGCCCTCATGATCCCCTCAAGCCGCCAGCGCAAGCAGTTCTAA
- a CDS encoding helix-turn-helix domain-containing protein codes for MELKQKLQMLMKRQNLNGQRLARLSQVSDSEISRILQGKSRPGLDNALRLAQAVGVSLDYLADDNVEAEPSPPEDALCPEDHKLLALCNRIGGEEVHRILEIVRILGYDAAMARLIGVVSKPVIERLDEEAAESRPGIPSGSSHIGRSATFSA; via the coding sequence ATGGAACTGAAGCAAAAGCTCCAGATGCTGATGAAGCGTCAGAACCTCAACGGCCAGCGGTTGGCGAGGCTCTCCCAGGTCAGCGACTCGGAAATCTCCCGGATCCTCCAGGGGAAATCCCGTCCCGGCCTGGACAACGCGCTCCGGCTCGCCCAGGCCGTCGGCGTCTCGCTGGACTATCTGGCCGACGACAACGTCGAGGCCGAACCCTCGCCCCCCGAGGATGCACTTTGCCCCGAGGACCACAAGCTGCTGGCCCTCTGCAATCGGATCGGCGGCGAGGAGGTCCACCGCATCCTGGAGATCGTCCGCATCCTTGGATATGACGCCGCGATGGCCCGACTCATCGGCGTCGTCTCCAAGCCGGTCATCGAACGGTTGGACGAGGAAGCCGCCGAGTCCCGCCCCGGGATCCCGAGCGGATCCTCGCACATCGGTCGATCGGCCACCTTCTCGGCCTGA
- a CDS encoding polyprenyl synthetase family protein: MTRPSGLQTEESRRTLGRLFAPIQAEMADAEQIFQDELGSRFPFVQALVEHCGDYQGKRLRPALVLLSAGACGRTTPAHPVLAAVVEMVHTATLVHDDVLDESMVRRHAATVNAEWGNETAVMLGDYLFAHAYHLAASLDSTLACRWVGKAANEVCEGEMQQLHHRGNLDLDEPSYYEIIAGKTAALTAVSCRLGAHYAGAEQAVVDSLEAYGSHVGMAFQIADDVLDIWGDERATGKSLGTDLEKQKLTLPLIRLLEIGDPATVEETRRLLLGARADSRRRLQPLLEDSGALDYAWAKARWHVEQALASLEVVAPSPYRDVLSAMAEYVVRRNA, from the coding sequence ATGACGAGACCATCAGGGCTGCAGACCGAGGAGAGCCGTCGGACGCTCGGGCGCCTGTTCGCGCCCATCCAGGCCGAGATGGCGGACGCGGAGCAAATCTTCCAGGACGAACTGGGGAGCCGGTTCCCGTTCGTGCAGGCCCTCGTCGAGCACTGCGGCGACTACCAGGGGAAGCGGCTCCGCCCGGCCCTGGTCCTGCTCTCCGCCGGAGCCTGCGGCCGGACGACCCCCGCGCACCCGGTGCTGGCGGCGGTCGTGGAGATGGTGCACACCGCCACCCTCGTGCACGACGACGTCCTGGACGAGTCCATGGTCCGCCGCCACGCCGCCACGGTGAACGCCGAGTGGGGCAACGAGACGGCCGTCATGCTCGGCGACTACCTGTTCGCGCACGCCTACCACCTGGCGGCCTCGCTCGACTCGACGCTCGCCTGCCGATGGGTCGGGAAGGCCGCGAACGAGGTCTGCGAGGGGGAGATGCAGCAGCTCCACCACCGCGGCAATCTGGACCTCGACGAGCCGTCCTATTACGAGATCATCGCCGGCAAGACCGCGGCCCTCACCGCCGTCTCCTGCCGCCTGGGCGCCCATTACGCCGGGGCCGAGCAAGCCGTCGTCGATTCCCTGGAGGCCTACGGGAGTCACGTCGGCATGGCCTTCCAGATCGCCGACGACGTCCTCGACATCTGGGGCGACGAGCGCGCCACCGGCAAGAGCCTGGGGACCGACCTGGAGAAGCAAAAGCTGACCCTGCCGCTGATCCGCCTGCTGGAGATCGGCGACCCGGCGACCGTGGAAGAGACGCGCCGCCTGCTCCTGGGAGCCCGGGCCGATTCGCGCCGCCGCCTCCAACCCCTGCTCGAGGATTCCGGGGCTCTCGACTACGCCTGGGCCAAGGCCAGGTGGCACGTCGAGCAGGCCCTCGCCTCCCTCGAAGTCGTCGCCCCGTCCCCCTACCGGGACGTCCTCTCCGCGATGGCCGAGTACGTCGTTCGCCGCAACGCCTGA